From a single Marinobacter sp. THAF197a genomic region:
- a CDS encoding 3-hydroxybutyrate dehydrogenase: MRLHNQVALITGAGRGIGRAIAEHYGREGARVAVADLTLESAADTVAAIEQAGGTAMALAMDVTDEQAVDQGVATIIERWGRLDVALANAGIQHIDPVHKLAFADWSKVMNVHLDGAFLVTRAALRQMYTQGGGTMLYMGSVHSVEASPLKAPYVAAKHGMLGLCRAVAKEGAEHGVRSNIICPGFVRTPLVDKQIPEQAKELGISEEEVISKVMLKNTVDGKFTTLEDVSELAVHLAAFPSAALTGQSIVVSHGWHMQ; encoded by the coding sequence ATGCGTCTTCACAACCAAGTTGCACTCATCACCGGCGCTGGCCGGGGCATTGGCCGGGCCATTGCCGAACATTACGGCCGCGAAGGCGCCCGGGTAGCGGTCGCGGACTTGACGCTGGAAAGTGCCGCCGACACCGTCGCGGCCATCGAGCAGGCGGGCGGCACGGCCATGGCCCTGGCCATGGATGTCACCGATGAGCAGGCGGTGGACCAGGGGGTTGCTACCATCATTGAGCGATGGGGCCGGCTCGATGTGGCCCTGGCCAACGCCGGCATTCAACACATTGACCCGGTGCATAAACTGGCCTTTGCCGACTGGAGTAAGGTGATGAACGTGCATCTCGACGGCGCTTTTCTGGTGACCCGTGCCGCCTTGCGCCAGATGTACACCCAAGGTGGGGGTACTATGCTGTACATGGGCTCGGTACACTCGGTGGAAGCCTCGCCGCTGAAAGCGCCCTATGTAGCCGCCAAGCATGGCATGCTGGGCCTGTGCCGGGCGGTGGCGAAAGAAGGTGCCGAGCATGGGGTGCGCAGCAATATCATCTGCCCCGGCTTTGTACGCACCCCGCTGGTGGACAAGCAGATCCCAGAGCAGGCCAAAGAGCTGGGCATTTCCGAGGAAGAAGTGATCAGCAAGGTGATGCTCAAGAACACGGTGGACGGCAAGTTCACAACCCTCGAGGACGTATCAGAGCTGGCGGTGCACCTGGCGGCCTTCCCGTCCGCCGCCCTCACTGGCCAGTCGATCGTGGTCAGCCACGGCTGGCACATGCAGTAA
- a CDS encoding acetoacetate--CoA ligase, producing MSNTEQSPVVWTPSQETLTGSRMGQFQAWLEQQGFGPFADYHALHQWSITELDTFWQKVWDYCGLVCDTPAKRVLGRREMPGAEWFPGMKLNFAANLLRLADGDHADKEAVVAYCETRPVLRKTYAELKADAGALEAFLRSKGIQKGDRVAGVVTNGYEALVGMLAATSLGAIWSSASPDFGIGAINDRFGQIEPSALIVVNGYGYGGKVFARQDDFAELIAGLPSLKVVVSVAQLPDEAPIPGEMVTTWDDALKAGEGQAPSFTPVDPDHPVYILYSSGTTGKPKCIVHGTAGLLVNHAKELMLHGDVGPDDRFLYFTTCGWMMWNWQASALMTGAAVITVDGSPGYPSLNFLWETVAKERVTHYGTSARFIAGCRKAELQPAKTLDQSHLRVVFSTGSPLLPEDYDWVYSDGAPNVLLGSIAGGTDICGCFVGSTPLLPVRRGEIQCRFLGVDAVAYGDDGQPVSEGRGELVCRQPLPSMPVSFWQDPDGERYKDAYFNTFPGVWAHGDFIEFTEHGGAIIYGRSDATLNPGGVRIGTAEIYRQVETISEVKDSLVVGRQIDGDVEVVLFVVPADGQTVTDDLIKTLKTRIREGASPRHVPKHIVEVPDIPYTRSGKKVELAVARLVNGSSKADNRDALGNPEALDRIRERLVEVRLLPA from the coding sequence ATGAGCAACACAGAACAATCACCGGTTGTCTGGACCCCGAGCCAGGAAACCCTCACCGGTTCCCGAATGGGCCAGTTCCAGGCCTGGCTTGAGCAACAGGGCTTTGGCCCGTTTGCCGATTACCACGCCCTGCACCAGTGGTCGATCACCGAACTGGACACCTTCTGGCAGAAAGTCTGGGATTATTGTGGCCTGGTCTGCGACACCCCCGCCAAGCGGGTGCTGGGCCGCCGTGAGATGCCCGGCGCCGAATGGTTCCCCGGCATGAAACTGAATTTTGCCGCCAACCTGCTGCGGCTGGCGGACGGCGATCATGCTGACAAAGAAGCCGTGGTGGCCTACTGCGAAACCCGCCCGGTACTGCGCAAGACCTACGCTGAACTGAAAGCCGACGCCGGCGCCCTGGAAGCCTTCCTGCGCAGCAAAGGCATCCAGAAGGGCGACCGCGTGGCTGGCGTGGTCACCAACGGCTACGAAGCCCTTGTGGGCATGCTCGCCGCCACCAGCTTGGGCGCCATCTGGAGCTCCGCGTCGCCGGACTTCGGCATTGGTGCCATCAACGACCGCTTCGGCCAGATCGAACCCTCCGCGTTGATCGTGGTGAATGGCTACGGCTATGGCGGAAAGGTGTTTGCCCGCCAGGACGACTTTGCCGAATTGATCGCTGGCCTGCCGTCCCTGAAAGTGGTGGTCAGCGTAGCGCAACTGCCAGATGAAGCCCCGATCCCCGGCGAGATGGTCACCACCTGGGACGATGCCCTGAAAGCCGGAGAAGGTCAGGCACCTTCCTTTACCCCAGTCGACCCTGATCACCCGGTTTACATCCTCTACTCCTCCGGCACCACCGGCAAACCCAAGTGCATCGTGCACGGCACCGCCGGCTTGCTGGTTAACCACGCCAAAGAGCTTATGCTGCACGGCGACGTGGGCCCGGACGACCGCTTCCTCTACTTCACCACCTGCGGCTGGATGATGTGGAACTGGCAGGCCTCCGCCCTGATGACCGGCGCCGCCGTGATTACCGTTGACGGTTCCCCGGGTTACCCGAGCCTGAATTTCCTGTGGGAGACCGTGGCCAAAGAGCGGGTCACCCACTACGGCACCAGCGCCCGTTTCATCGCCGGCTGCCGCAAAGCCGAACTGCAACCGGCGAAAACCCTGGACCAGAGCCACCTGCGCGTGGTCTTCTCCACCGGCTCCCCACTGCTGCCGGAAGACTACGACTGGGTTTACAGCGATGGCGCCCCCAATGTACTGCTCGGCTCCATCGCCGGCGGCACCGACATCTGCGGCTGCTTTGTGGGATCGACCCCACTGCTGCCGGTACGAAGAGGCGAAATCCAGTGCCGCTTCCTGGGCGTGGACGCCGTGGCCTACGGCGACGACGGCCAGCCGGTCAGCGAAGGCCGGGGCGAACTCGTTTGCCGCCAACCCCTGCCCTCCATGCCCGTCAGCTTCTGGCAGGACCCGGACGGCGAACGCTACAAAGACGCCTACTTCAACACCTTCCCCGGCGTCTGGGCCCACGGCGACTTTATCGAATTCACCGAACACGGCGGCGCCATCATCTACGGCCGCTCTGACGCCACCCTTAACCCCGGCGGCGTCCGAATCGGCACCGCGGAAATCTACCGCCAGGTAGAAACCATCAGCGAGGTCAAAGACAGCCTCGTAGTCGGCCGCCAGATCGACGGCGACGTGGAAGTGGTCCTGTTCGTAGTCCCGGCCGACGGCCAGACTGTCACCGACGACCTGATCAAAACCCTGAAAACCCGAATCCGAGAAGGCGCCAGCCCCCGGCACGTACCCAAACACATCGTCGAGGTCCCCGACATTCCCTACACCCGTAGCGGCAAAAAAGTGGAACTCGCGGTGGCCCGGCTGGTCAATGGCTCAAGCAAGGCGGACAACCGGGATGCCCTTGGCAACCCGGAAGCCCTGGATCGGATACGTGAGCGGTTGGTGGAAGTGAGGCTGTTACCGGCGTGA
- the ybaK gene encoding Cys-tRNA(Pro) deacylase, translating into MTPGILAAKKAKVNYTIHEYDHDPAAESYGGEAAAKMGVAPERVFKTLVVSLDDKELAVGIVPVTAMLGLKQIARAAGAKKAAMADKQLVQKTTGYVLGGVSPLGQKKRLRTFIDSTAHHFPTVFVSAGKRGLEIELAPDDLARLTNGLLVPLQQD; encoded by the coding sequence ATGACCCCTGGAATTCTTGCGGCCAAGAAGGCCAAAGTGAACTACACCATCCATGAGTACGACCACGACCCGGCGGCCGAGAGTTACGGTGGTGAAGCCGCGGCGAAAATGGGCGTGGCGCCGGAGCGCGTATTCAAGACGCTTGTGGTGAGCCTGGATGACAAGGAACTGGCGGTCGGCATTGTGCCGGTCACCGCCATGCTGGGCCTCAAGCAGATCGCTAGGGCAGCCGGGGCAAAGAAAGCCGCCATGGCGGACAAACAGCTGGTCCAGAAAACCACCGGTTATGTTCTGGGTGGTGTCAGCCCTCTGGGCCAGAAAAAACGGCTACGAACGTTTATCGACAGCACCGCCCATCACTTCCCGACGGTGTTCGTCAGCGCTGGCAAACGTGGCCTCGAGATTGAGCTGGCGCCAGACGATCTGGCACGCCTGACCAATGGCCTGTTAGTGCCGCTGCAGCAGGACTGA
- a CDS encoding NADP-dependent isocitrate dehydrogenase translates to MTTSKAKIVYTLTDEAPALATRSLLPILETFAKPAGIDFETSDISLAARILAGFPDYLEENQRVPDALAELGEYTKDPDANIIKLPNISASIPQLRAAIKELNEQGYKVPEYKEHPETDEEKEIHARYSKVLGSAVNPVLREGNSDRRAPAAVKAFARKFPHSMGEWSPASRTHVAHMRGGDFYSSEQSVTLDKATNARIVFENKQGKQTVLKSDLPLQEGEVLDGMFMSKKALVKFFEDAIADCEKTGVMFSLHVKATMMKISHPIVFGHAVKVFYKELFDKYGDLFKEIGVNPNNGLSSVIEKIKQLPESKQEQIQEDLHACYEHRPEIAMVDSVKGITNLHVPSDVIVDASMPAMIRNSGKMWARDGKLKDTKAVMPESTYATIYQEVINFCKTHGAFDPTTMGTVPNVGLMAQKAEEYGSHDKTFEMKEDGIVRVVAEDGTVLTEHKVEEGDIWRACQTKDLPIRDWVKLAVNRARSSGTPAVFWLDDERAHDAQLIKKVEKYLAELDTDGLEIHIKSPVRAIRWTMERLIRGLDTISVTGNVLRDYLTDLFPILELGTSAKMLSIVPLLNGGGLYETGAGGSAPKHVQQLIQENHLRWDSLGEFLATAVSLDELGEKQDNQRARLLGQTLDKATERLLENNQSPSRVTGELDNRGSHFHLARYWAEELSKQDDDKELKEFCAKLSKQLEENKDKILEEMTVVQGHPADIGGYYHPPMEKVCEVMQPSATFNKILADARDSVK, encoded by the coding sequence ATGACAACATCCAAAGCCAAGATTGTCTACACACTGACCGATGAGGCCCCCGCCCTCGCCACCCGGTCACTGCTTCCCATCCTGGAAACCTTCGCCAAGCCGGCTGGCATCGACTTTGAAACCAGCGACATCTCTCTCGCGGCGCGTATTCTGGCAGGCTTCCCGGACTACCTTGAAGAAAACCAGCGCGTTCCGGATGCCCTGGCTGAATTGGGTGAGTACACCAAGGATCCGGACGCCAACATCATCAAGCTTCCGAACATCTCCGCCTCCATTCCCCAGCTTCGTGCCGCCATCAAAGAGCTGAACGAGCAGGGCTACAAGGTTCCGGAGTACAAAGAACACCCGGAAACCGACGAAGAGAAAGAAATCCACGCCCGTTACTCCAAAGTACTGGGCAGTGCTGTTAACCCGGTACTGCGTGAAGGTAACTCCGATCGCCGTGCGCCGGCTGCGGTAAAAGCCTTTGCCCGCAAGTTCCCCCACAGCATGGGTGAGTGGAGCCCGGCGTCCCGTACACACGTAGCGCACATGCGCGGTGGTGACTTCTACTCCAGTGAGCAATCGGTCACCCTGGACAAGGCCACCAACGCCCGCATCGTGTTTGAGAACAAACAGGGCAAACAGACGGTGCTGAAGTCCGACCTGCCGCTGCAGGAAGGCGAAGTGCTGGACGGCATGTTCATGAGCAAGAAGGCCCTGGTGAAGTTCTTCGAAGACGCCATTGCCGACTGCGAGAAAACCGGCGTGATGTTCTCCCTGCACGTTAAAGCCACCATGATGAAAATCTCCCACCCGATCGTGTTCGGTCACGCGGTGAAGGTTTTCTACAAGGAGCTGTTCGACAAATACGGCGACCTGTTCAAGGAAATCGGCGTTAACCCGAATAACGGCCTGTCTTCCGTCATCGAGAAGATCAAGCAGCTGCCGGAGTCCAAGCAGGAGCAGATCCAAGAAGACCTCCACGCGTGCTACGAGCATCGCCCGGAAATTGCCATGGTGGACTCCGTTAAAGGCATCACCAACCTGCACGTACCGAGCGACGTGATTGTTGATGCCTCCATGCCGGCGATGATCCGCAACTCCGGCAAGATGTGGGCCCGTGATGGCAAGCTCAAGGACACCAAGGCGGTTATGCCGGAGTCCACCTACGCCACCATCTATCAGGAAGTGATCAACTTCTGTAAGACCCACGGCGCGTTTGACCCCACCACCATGGGTACCGTACCGAACGTGGGCCTGATGGCCCAGAAAGCTGAGGAGTACGGCTCTCACGACAAGACCTTCGAAATGAAGGAAGACGGCATTGTGCGCGTGGTGGCCGAAGACGGCACCGTACTGACCGAGCACAAGGTTGAGGAAGGCGATATCTGGCGTGCCTGCCAGACCAAAGACCTGCCGATCCGTGATTGGGTCAAGCTGGCCGTCAACCGTGCCCGCTCCAGCGGCACGCCGGCGGTGTTCTGGCTGGACGATGAGCGCGCCCACGATGCCCAGCTGATCAAGAAGGTTGAAAAGTACCTGGCCGAGCTGGACACCGATGGTCTGGAAATCCACATCAAGTCGCCGGTTCGCGCCATCCGCTGGACCATGGAACGCCTGATTCGTGGTCTGGACACCATCTCGGTAACCGGCAACGTGCTGCGGGACTACCTGACCGACCTGTTCCCGATTCTGGAACTGGGCACCAGTGCCAAGATGCTGTCCATCGTACCGTTGCTGAACGGCGGTGGTCTGTACGAAACCGGCGCCGGCGGCTCTGCGCCCAAGCATGTACAGCAGCTGATTCAGGAAAACCACCTGCGCTGGGATTCCCTGGGTGAGTTCCTGGCCACGGCGGTGTCTCTGGATGAGCTGGGTGAGAAACAGGACAACCAGCGTGCCCGCCTGCTGGGCCAGACCCTGGACAAGGCCACCGAGCGCCTGCTGGAGAACAACCAGTCTCCGTCCCGGGTGACCGGTGAGCTGGATAACCGGGGTTCCCACTTCCACCTGGCCCGTTACTGGGCGGAAGAGCTGTCAAAACAGGATGATGACAAGGAGCTGAAAGAGTTCTGTGCCAAGCTCTCCAAGCAGCTGGAAGAGAACAAGGACAAGATCCTGGAAGAAATGACCGTGGTGCAGGGCCACCCGGCCGATATCGGTGGTTACTACCACCCGCCCATGGAGAAGGTGTGTGAGGTGATGCAGCCAAGCGCGACCTTCAACAAGATCCTGGCCGATGCACGGGACTCCGTGAAGTAA